One window of Klebsiella quasivariicola genomic DNA carries:
- the mqo gene encoding malate dehydrogenase (quinone) has product MFVSAATHAEADTSKKTDFLLIGGGIMSASLGTWLQALQPDWDLTMVEKLDGVALESSNGWNNAGTGHSANMELNYTPQRADGSIDVSKALDINEQFMISRQFWSAQVKRGILHDPHSFINSTPHMSFVWGDNVDYLQKRYNALQQTTLFQGMKFSTDHAQIKQWAPLVMEGRDPQQKVAATWTPVGTDVNYGEITRQLIGSLKKNSHFSLQTSSEVTDFKRNADNSWHVTIKNVQSGEAQTIDAKYVFIGAGGGALKLLQKTGIPEADNYAGFPVGGSFLMTENPAVTAQHLEKVYGQASVGAPPMSVPHLDARYLDGKRVVLFGPFATFSTKFLKNGSFFDMLSTTTTDNVLPMTHVGLDNFDLVKYLVSQVMLSDDDRFAALKEYYPDARKEDWKLIQAGQRVQIIKKDAEKGGVLKLGTEVVVDQQKTISALLGASPGASTAAPITLNVLKQMFPTQFNSPEWQSRIHEIVPSYGQKLNGNVALTQQVWDDTAAALQLTKPPVIQMPAAAPTATAKPAEPQREASPQHDMAL; this is encoded by the coding sequence ATGTTCGTCAGCGCGGCGACGCATGCTGAAGCGGATACCTCTAAAAAAACTGACTTCCTGCTGATTGGCGGCGGGATCATGAGCGCCTCGCTCGGCACCTGGCTGCAGGCGCTGCAGCCGGACTGGGACCTGACCATGGTGGAGAAACTGGACGGCGTAGCCCTGGAATCTTCCAATGGCTGGAATAACGCCGGTACCGGTCATTCGGCTAATATGGAGCTGAACTATACGCCGCAGCGGGCCGATGGTTCGATTGACGTCAGCAAAGCGCTGGATATTAACGAACAGTTTATGATTTCCCGTCAGTTCTGGTCGGCCCAGGTGAAGCGCGGTATTTTGCACGATCCGCACTCCTTTATTAATTCCACGCCGCATATGAGTTTTGTGTGGGGTGATAATGTCGACTATCTGCAGAAACGTTATAACGCGCTGCAGCAGACCACCTTATTCCAGGGAATGAAATTCTCCACCGATCATGCGCAAATTAAACAGTGGGCGCCGCTGGTGATGGAAGGGCGCGATCCGCAGCAGAAAGTGGCCGCTACCTGGACGCCGGTGGGCACCGATGTTAACTACGGCGAAATCACCCGCCAGCTGATCGGCAGCCTGAAGAAAAACAGCCATTTCAGCCTGCAAACCTCCTCTGAGGTAACGGATTTCAAACGCAATGCCGATAACTCCTGGCACGTGACGATTAAGAACGTGCAGAGCGGGGAAGCGCAGACTATTGACGCCAAATACGTCTTTATCGGCGCCGGCGGCGGCGCACTGAAGCTGCTGCAAAAAACCGGTATTCCGGAAGCGGATAACTATGCCGGCTTCCCGGTGGGCGGCTCGTTCCTGATGACCGAGAACCCGGCGGTCACCGCGCAACATCTCGAGAAGGTATATGGCCAGGCTTCGGTCGGCGCACCGCCGATGTCGGTGCCGCACCTTGACGCCCGTTATCTCGACGGTAAGCGCGTGGTGCTGTTCGGGCCATTCGCCACTTTCTCGACCAAGTTCCTGAAAAATGGCTCGTTCTTTGATATGTTGAGCACCACCACCACCGATAACGTGCTGCCGATGACCCACGTCGGTCTCGACAATTTCGATCTGGTGAAATATCTCGTCAGCCAGGTGATGCTCAGCGATGACGACCGCTTTGCGGCGCTGAAAGAGTACTACCCGGACGCGCGTAAAGAAGACTGGAAACTGATCCAGGCCGGCCAGCGCGTACAGATCATCAAGAAAGACGCGGAGAAGGGCGGTGTACTGAAGCTCGGTACCGAAGTGGTGGTCGATCAGCAGAAAACCATTTCCGCGCTGCTCGGCGCATCGCCGGGGGCTTCCACTGCCGCGCCGATCACCCTGAACGTGCTCAAACAGATGTTCCCGACGCAGTTTAACTCGCCGGAATGGCAGAGCCGCATCCATGAGATCGTGCCGAGCTACGGCCAGAAGCTGAACGGCAACGTGGCGCTGACCCAGCAGGTATGGGATGACACCGCCGCGGCGCTGCAGCTGACGAAGCCGCCGGTGATCCAGATGCCAGCGGCGGCGCCCACCGCGACCGCCAAACCGGCTGAGCCGCAGCGCGAGGCCTCGCCGCAGCACGATATGGCGCTGTAA
- a CDS encoding N-acetylmuramic acid 6-phosphate etherase, with protein MSSSLTASMQARRHPDTTHIDRLATADMLAILHQDDKQISEAVGACLPDIARLIDIATATMSRGGRLIVIGAGASGRTAVQAVSDYSPEGKHALVGLIAGGPTAAMAEMENAANNYDLGAFELQSLDFTSNDMLLALTVSGKTPWVWGAMRHAWSLGAPIAVITQQAASEAAQLADIIIAPQTGPEAVAGLTNPKAQQAQRQIINMVSTGLAIRDGRVFSNLRVDLQADGPHWAERQIAIVMAATDCTRSEAKAALASCHHHCRTAILMLLSGLDAWHARELLTKHHDHLRLALREAQRSAVTPAQ; from the coding sequence ATGAGCAGTTCGCTAACCGCTTCAATGCAGGCACGCCGTCACCCCGATACCACCCACATTGATCGTCTCGCCACGGCCGACATGCTGGCGATACTGCACCAGGATGATAAGCAGATATCGGAGGCGGTCGGCGCCTGCCTGCCGGATATTGCCCGGTTAATTGATATCGCCACCGCAACGATGAGCCGGGGAGGGCGTCTGATCGTTATCGGCGCGGGCGCCTCGGGCCGTACCGCCGTCCAGGCGGTCAGCGACTATTCGCCGGAAGGCAAACACGCGCTGGTAGGGCTTATTGCCGGTGGCCCGACAGCGGCGATGGCTGAGATGGAAAACGCGGCGAATAATTACGACCTTGGCGCTTTTGAGCTGCAGTCGCTGGACTTTACCAGCAACGACATGCTGCTGGCGCTCACTGTTAGCGGCAAAACGCCGTGGGTGTGGGGGGCGATGCGCCACGCCTGGTCTTTGGGGGCGCCCATTGCGGTCATCACGCAGCAGGCGGCCAGCGAGGCGGCGCAACTGGCGGATATCATCATTGCTCCGCAAACCGGACCCGAAGCGGTGGCGGGCTTAACCAATCCGAAGGCCCAGCAGGCCCAGCGGCAGATTATCAACATGGTGTCGACCGGTCTTGCTATCCGTGATGGTCGGGTGTTCAGCAACCTGCGGGTGGATCTGCAGGCTGACGGTCCGCACTGGGCAGAGCGGCAGATAGCGATTGTGATGGCCGCCACCGACTGCACCCGCAGTGAAGCCAAAGCGGCGCTGGCCAGTTGCCATCACCACTGCCGCACCGCGATCCTGATGCTGCTCAGCGGGCTGGATGCCTGGCACGCGCGTGAATTGCTGACGAAACACCACGATCATCTGCGTCTCGCTCTGCGCGAAGCCCAGCGCAGCGCTGTCACTCCCGCCCAGTAA
- a CDS encoding sensor histidine kinase gives MKASAHQPPVRQRALSLKLSTAVSLMIGSVIGAVLLLVYALWYMQISNATRDGLKETALAVARTMADMPQVKRGLEAPPQQQIIQPLAQTITRRNDLLYAIVTDMQGIRYSHPDSSIIGKPFIGQDILPTLQGKENVAINHGVLALALRVFTPVFNDQHRQIGVVVVGISLSKVDQQIANSRWDVLLTILFSALVCALGTWSLVRGLKRVLLGLEPHEISTQFQQRQAMLHALKEGVVAVDAHGEVNLINPAAQEILFSGPDKTLASSPLLADLQTVLQSGEPMYDRELGCNGLLLISNTVPIRSQEAVVGAICTFRDKTEVSQLLQRLDGMMSYVDALRTTSHEFMNKLHVILGLLNMKSYGKLEEYVLQTAHRYQADIGDIQHRIKSPVVAGFLIGKIQRATECGFTLTLAEESLVPDCPNEKQVTVLVTVLGNLIENALDAMSGQAEGEIGLLLHYQDGWLSGEVSDDGPGIPENNIDAIFTKGFSTKGENRGVGLFLANQQLRELGGTLAVESEPGVFTQFFVHLPWDSKRKRA, from the coding sequence ATGAAGGCATCTGCTCACCAGCCACCCGTTCGTCAACGCGCCTTATCCTTAAAACTGAGCACGGCCGTCTCGTTGATGATCGGCAGCGTTATCGGCGCCGTACTGCTGCTGGTGTATGCCCTGTGGTATATGCAAATCAGCAATGCCACGCGCGATGGCCTGAAAGAGACCGCGCTGGCGGTGGCGCGCACCATGGCCGATATGCCGCAGGTGAAGCGCGGGCTGGAGGCGCCCCCGCAGCAGCAGATCATCCAGCCGCTGGCCCAGACCATTACCCGGCGCAACGACCTGCTGTATGCGATCGTCACCGATATGCAAGGCATTCGCTATTCGCATCCGGATAGCTCGATCATCGGGAAGCCGTTCATCGGCCAGGATATTCTGCCGACGCTGCAGGGCAAAGAGAACGTTGCTATCAACCACGGCGTGCTGGCCCTGGCGCTGCGGGTGTTTACCCCGGTGTTCAACGACCAGCATCGGCAGATTGGCGTGGTGGTGGTCGGCATTTCGCTGAGTAAGGTGGATCAACAGATCGCCAACAGCCGCTGGGATGTCCTGCTGACCATCCTGTTCAGCGCCCTGGTCTGCGCGCTGGGCACCTGGAGCCTCGTGCGCGGCCTCAAGCGCGTCCTGCTGGGGCTGGAGCCGCACGAAATCTCCACCCAGTTTCAGCAGCGTCAGGCCATGCTTCACGCCCTGAAGGAGGGGGTGGTGGCCGTCGATGCCCATGGCGAGGTAAATCTCATCAATCCCGCGGCGCAGGAGATCCTTTTTTCCGGCCCGGATAAGACCCTCGCCTCAAGCCCCCTGCTCGCCGACCTGCAAACTGTCTTGCAGAGTGGCGAGCCAATGTATGACCGCGAGCTGGGATGCAATGGCCTGCTGCTGATTAGCAATACAGTGCCCATCCGCAGCCAGGAGGCGGTGGTCGGCGCCATTTGTACCTTCCGCGACAAGACCGAGGTCAGCCAGTTACTGCAACGGCTGGACGGCATGATGAGCTATGTGGATGCCCTGCGCACCACCTCCCATGAATTTATGAATAAACTGCACGTGATCCTCGGCCTGCTGAATATGAAAAGCTATGGCAAACTCGAGGAGTATGTGCTGCAGACCGCCCACCGCTACCAGGCGGATATCGGTGATATTCAGCACCGCATTAAATCCCCGGTGGTGGCCGGCTTTCTGATCGGTAAAATTCAGCGCGCCACCGAGTGCGGCTTTACTCTGACGCTGGCGGAAGAGAGCCTGGTACCGGATTGCCCGAATGAGAAGCAGGTCACCGTGCTGGTGACGGTGCTGGGTAACCTTATCGAGAACGCGCTGGATGCCATGAGCGGCCAGGCGGAGGGTGAGATCGGCCTGCTGTTGCACTATCAGGACGGCTGGCTAAGCGGTGAAGTGAGCGACGACGGGCCGGGGATCCCGGAGAATAACATCGACGCTATCTTTACCAAAGGCTTCTCCACCAAAGGCGAGAATCGCGGCGTCGGGCTGTTTCTCGCCAACCAGCAGCTGCGCGAGCTGGGCGGCACCCTCGCCGTCGAATCGGAACCCGGCGTATTTACCCAATTTTTTGTTCATCTCCCCTGGGATAGTAAAAGGAAACGTGCGTGA
- the dcuR gene encoding two-component system response regulator DcuR produces the protein MINVLIVDDDAMVAELNRLYVARVPGFRCSGSASTLSQAQEMINDPQQEIDLVLLDVYMQQDSGLDLLPTIRESGRAIDVIMITSAADAATVQTAMHYGVVDYLIKPFQFPRFEEALTTWREKRKLITGQPYYEQADVDRLLHGGAPEASDARKLPKGLTAQTLRTLCQWIDAHPDVEFSTDELAAAVNISRVSCRKYLIWLAQINILYTTIHYGATGRPVYRYRLVAEQYSLLKQYSQ, from the coding sequence GTGATAAATGTGTTGATTGTTGACGATGATGCGATGGTGGCCGAACTCAATCGCCTGTATGTGGCAAGGGTTCCCGGCTTTCGTTGCAGCGGGAGCGCTTCGACGCTCAGTCAGGCCCAGGAGATGATTAACGATCCGCAGCAGGAGATCGATCTGGTGCTGCTGGATGTCTACATGCAGCAGGACAGCGGGCTCGATCTGCTGCCGACCATCCGCGAGTCGGGGCGCGCTATCGATGTCATCATGATCACCTCAGCGGCGGATGCCGCCACGGTGCAGACCGCCATGCATTACGGGGTGGTCGATTACCTGATCAAACCCTTCCAGTTTCCGCGTTTTGAAGAGGCGCTCACCACCTGGCGGGAGAAGCGCAAGCTGATAACCGGCCAGCCCTATTACGAACAGGCCGACGTTGACCGCCTGCTGCACGGCGGCGCGCCGGAGGCCAGCGACGCACGCAAACTGCCCAAGGGATTAACCGCGCAAACGCTGCGCACGCTCTGCCAGTGGATTGACGCCCATCCGGACGTCGAATTCTCTACCGATGAGCTGGCGGCGGCGGTCAATATCTCCCGCGTCTCGTGCCGCAAATATCTGATTTGGCTGGCGCAGATCAATATTCTCTACACCACTATCCACTACGGCGCTACCGGGCGGCCGGTCTATCGCTACCGCCTGGTGGCCGAACAGTACAGTTTGCTTAAGCAGTACAGTCAGTAA
- a CDS encoding FAD:protein FMN transferase has product MSDNRVYSYSAVLMGSPILLKLCSHDEALASRVFQLIKRYEDLLTVNRAESQVMDINHAAGRHPVTVSRPVFQLIQCAKAASMVRDSAFNLAIGPLVKLWRIGFQGHSVPDAADIRARLTLTRPQEVILDEATCSVFLQQPGMELDLGAIAKGYIADRVRDDLRQQQVEKALINLGGNVHTLGEWTIGLKKPFADAQALIGSLTVNGQSVVTSGTYERYFEQDGKRWHHILDPRSGYPLDNELDSVTVISADSLDGDIWTTLLFGLGVEKGCAALRQRQDIDAIFVTKNRDIILSSPQRLRFAPLDSGYRITDCTA; this is encoded by the coding sequence ATGTCCGATAACCGCGTCTATAGCTACTCCGCTGTCCTGATGGGATCCCCCATCCTGCTCAAACTCTGTTCCCACGATGAGGCGCTGGCCTCCCGTGTTTTTCAGCTCATCAAACGCTACGAAGACCTGCTAACCGTTAACCGCGCCGAGTCGCAGGTGATGGATATTAACCACGCCGCCGGGCGCCATCCGGTCACCGTCAGCCGGCCGGTGTTTCAGCTGATCCAGTGCGCGAAAGCCGCCAGTATGGTGCGCGACAGCGCCTTTAACCTCGCTATCGGCCCGCTGGTGAAGCTGTGGCGAATTGGCTTTCAGGGGCACAGCGTGCCTGACGCGGCTGATATCCGAGCCCGACTGACACTGACCCGCCCGCAGGAGGTGATCCTCGATGAGGCAACCTGCAGCGTGTTTCTCCAGCAGCCGGGGATGGAGCTGGATCTGGGGGCGATCGCCAAAGGCTATATCGCTGACCGGGTGCGTGACGATCTGCGTCAGCAGCAGGTCGAGAAGGCGCTGATCAACCTCGGCGGCAATGTGCATACCCTCGGAGAATGGACTATCGGCCTGAAAAAACCGTTTGCCGATGCGCAGGCGCTGATCGGTTCCCTGACGGTCAACGGGCAATCGGTGGTCACCTCGGGAACCTACGAACGCTATTTCGAGCAGGACGGTAAACGCTGGCACCATATTCTCGACCCGCGCAGCGGTTATCCGCTGGATAACGAGCTCGACAGCGTGACGGTGATTTCCGCGGATTCCTTAGACGGCGATATCTGGACCACGCTGCTGTTCGGCCTCGGCGTGGAGAAGGGCTGCGCAGCGCTGCGTCAGCGGCAGGATATCGACGCGATTTTCGTCACCAAAAATCGCGACATTATTCTCTCATCGCCGCAGCGGCTGCGTTTTGCGCCGCTGGACAGCGGCTACCGCATTACTGACTGTACTGCTTAA
- a CDS encoding flavocytochrome c, whose protein sequence is MTSNERILQPFTLPNGTELKNRLLMAPMTTCTGYFDGTVTSELVEYYRARAGSIGTIIVECCFIDDYGLAFPGAIGIDNDEKIAGLAKIAEAIKAQGSKAILQIYHGGRMVDPQLIGGRQPVAPSAIAAPREGAAMPRALSGEEVEGMIAKFGDGVRRAILAGFDGVEIHGANTYLIQQFYSPNSNQRDDQWGGSRDNRARFPLAVLDITHKMARQYADDAFIIGYRFSPEEMEVPGIRFDDTMYLLEKLAARGVDYLHFSVGATLRPSIVDTRDPTPLIEKYCAMRSETLAQVPVMGVGGVVNAADAEQGLDHGYDLIAVGRACIAYPDWASRIAAGEELELFIDSTQREALHIPEPLWRFSLVEAMIRDMSMGDAKFKPGMFVETVHDDANELVINVSLENDHIADIELAASPVQTVELTTSFEEIRERILTANTPHVDAISGATSQTEAVKKAVAKAMLKSSKALAAEEGGNDAAPKSYDVVVVGSGGAGLAAAIQAHDEGASVLIVEKMPTIGGNTIKASAGMNAAETRFQRVKGIQDSKELFYQETLKGGHNKNNPQLLRRFVENAPEAIEWLARRGIMLNDITTTGGMSIDRTHRPRDGSAVGGYLISGLVRNITKRGIDVLLDTSVEEILMSGNEVSGVRLVNDEKEVIEVQTKSIVVATGGFSANSAMVVKYRPDLEGFVTTNHKGATGSGIALLERIGAGTVDMGEIQIHPTVEQQTSYLISESIRGGGAILVNQQGNRFFNEMETRDKVSAAIIALPEHYAYIVFDEHVRAKNKAADEYIAKGFVTSASSPRELAEKLGMDYHAFLATLECYNGAVEKQHDEQFGRTTALRAPINEGPFHAIRIAPGVHHTMGGVTINTDGEVLNVARQPIRGAYAAGEVVGGIHGGNRIGGNAVADIIIFGTLAGHQAAKRARG, encoded by the coding sequence ATGACCAGTAACGAACGTATTTTACAGCCATTTACTTTACCAAATGGTACCGAGCTGAAAAACCGTTTGCTCATGGCGCCAATGACCACCTGCACCGGTTATTTCGATGGCACCGTCACCAGCGAGCTGGTGGAGTACTACCGCGCACGCGCTGGCAGCATCGGTACCATTATTGTCGAGTGCTGCTTTATTGATGACTATGGCCTGGCCTTCCCGGGCGCGATCGGCATTGATAATGATGAAAAAATTGCCGGCCTCGCCAAAATTGCCGAGGCGATCAAAGCGCAAGGTTCAAAAGCGATTCTGCAGATCTACCACGGCGGCCGTATGGTCGACCCGCAGCTGATCGGTGGCCGCCAGCCGGTGGCGCCGAGCGCCATCGCCGCTCCGCGTGAGGGCGCCGCTATGCCGCGAGCGCTCAGTGGTGAAGAAGTGGAAGGGATGATCGCCAAGTTTGGCGACGGCGTCCGTCGCGCGATCCTCGCCGGTTTTGACGGCGTCGAAATTCACGGCGCCAACACCTACCTCATCCAGCAGTTCTATTCGCCGAACTCTAACCAGCGTGACGACCAGTGGGGCGGTAGCCGCGACAACCGCGCCCGTTTCCCGCTGGCGGTACTGGATATTACCCACAAAATGGCCCGCCAGTACGCCGACGATGCCTTTATCATCGGCTACCGCTTCTCGCCGGAGGAGATGGAGGTCCCGGGGATCCGCTTCGACGACACCATGTACCTGCTGGAAAAACTGGCCGCCCGCGGCGTCGATTATCTCCACTTCTCGGTGGGCGCAACCCTGCGTCCGTCTATCGTCGATACCCGCGATCCGACGCCGCTGATTGAAAAATACTGCGCCATGCGCTCTGAAACCCTCGCCCAGGTGCCGGTGATGGGGGTCGGCGGGGTCGTCAACGCCGCTGATGCCGAGCAGGGCCTCGATCACGGCTATGACCTGATTGCGGTAGGCCGCGCCTGTATCGCCTATCCGGACTGGGCGTCACGTATCGCCGCCGGCGAAGAGCTGGAACTGTTTATCGACAGCACCCAGCGTGAAGCGCTGCACATTCCTGAACCGCTGTGGCGCTTCTCGCTGGTGGAAGCGATGATCCGCGACATGAGCATGGGCGACGCCAAATTTAAGCCGGGGATGTTTGTCGAGACTGTCCATGACGATGCCAATGAGCTGGTAATCAACGTCAGCCTCGAAAATGACCATATTGCCGATATCGAACTGGCGGCGAGTCCGGTGCAGACCGTGGAATTAACCACCAGCTTCGAAGAGATCCGCGAACGTATCCTCACCGCCAATACCCCGCATGTGGATGCGATTTCCGGCGCCACCAGCCAGACCGAGGCGGTGAAAAAAGCGGTCGCCAAAGCGATGCTGAAATCGAGCAAAGCGCTGGCGGCGGAAGAGGGCGGCAATGACGCCGCGCCGAAAAGTTATGACGTGGTAGTGGTGGGCAGCGGCGGCGCCGGTCTGGCGGCAGCCATTCAGGCTCACGACGAAGGCGCCAGCGTACTGATCGTCGAAAAAATGCCGACCATCGGGGGCAACACCATTAAGGCTTCCGCCGGGATGAACGCGGCGGAAACCCGCTTCCAGCGCGTAAAAGGGATTCAGGACAGCAAAGAGCTGTTCTATCAGGAAACCCTGAAAGGCGGCCACAACAAAAACAACCCGCAGCTGCTGCGCCGTTTCGTCGAGAATGCGCCGGAAGCCATTGAGTGGCTGGCGCGTCGCGGCATTATGCTCAACGATATCACTACCACCGGTGGGATGAGCATCGACCGTACCCACCGCCCACGTGACGGGTCGGCGGTCGGCGGCTATCTGATCAGCGGCCTGGTGCGCAACATCACCAAACGCGGCATCGACGTCCTGCTGGATACCTCGGTGGAAGAGATCCTGATGAGCGGTAACGAAGTTAGCGGCGTGCGGCTGGTCAACGACGAGAAAGAAGTCATTGAAGTACAGACCAAAAGCATCGTAGTGGCCACCGGCGGCTTCAGCGCTAACAGCGCCATGGTAGTGAAATATCGTCCGGACCTCGAAGGCTTCGTCACCACCAACCACAAAGGGGCTACCGGGAGCGGTATCGCGCTGCTGGAGCGCATCGGCGCCGGCACCGTGGATATGGGGGAAATTCAAATTCACCCGACCGTCGAGCAGCAGACCTCGTACCTGATTTCCGAGTCGATTCGCGGCGGTGGGGCAATCCTCGTCAACCAGCAGGGCAACCGTTTCTTTAACGAGATGGAGACCCGCGATAAAGTCTCCGCGGCGATCATTGCCCTGCCGGAACATTACGCGTACATCGTCTTTGACGAGCATGTGCGGGCGAAAAACAAAGCCGCTGATGAGTACATCGCCAAAGGCTTCGTCACCAGCGCCAGCTCACCACGCGAACTGGCGGAGAAACTGGGGATGGATTACCATGCCTTCCTCGCCACGCTGGAATGCTACAACGGCGCGGTGGAAAAACAGCATGATGAACAGTTTGGCCGCACCACCGCGCTGCGTGCGCCGATCAACGAAGGCCCGTTCCACGCTATTCGCATCGCCCCCGGGGTGCACCACACCATGGGTGGCGTGACCATTAACACCGATGGCGAAGTGTTGAACGTAGCCCGGCAGCCGATCCGCGGCGCCTACGCTGCCGGTGAGGTGGTGGGCGGGATCCACGGTGGTAACCGCATCGGCGGTAACGCGGTCGCGGATATCATCATCTTTGGTACCCTCGCGGGACACCAGGCGGCGAAACGTGCGAGAGGATAA